In Edaphobacter paludis, a single window of DNA contains:
- a CDS encoding ATP-binding protein, translating to MGETGGVEGVFTPVHETTERVINERRLKALSMLAQVRAEQSTNAESACEALGRALSQNPIDLPFTSIYLFDKESPHAKRCAVSREAGETLAPLQVDAEATWPPMETILSGKIAIVSTELLPREQIPLDHWGIPIQELAVIPLKQAGNDRPKGFLLAGLNARKRLDESYTSFLSLIGEHLSGGIADAEAFEQERKRAEALAEIDRAKTVFFSNVSHEFRTPLTLMAGPIQEVLEEDNLPEGVRERLQLAQRNTLRLQKLVNNLLDFSRIEAGREKGHFEPIDLATLTQDLVSNFQSAFEKAGLTLEFRAMPSLPLVYVDREMWEKIVLNLVSNAFKFTLRGGVRVELSLVGESLEMAVSDTGTGIPAAELPKIFRRFERVEGATGRSIEGTGIGLALVQELVKIHGGKIAVESEEGAGSRFTVAIPTGTSHLNTAQLGHRAAHPAISPRAEAYVNEAMRWIGEGSNADVSTTSLTADGEASIAPEREIVAAKNRVLVADDNADMRQYLQRLLKEFWEVETVSNGAEALAAIHRRKPDLVLSDVMMPVMDGMSLVSAIREDPNIASVPVILLSARAGEEAQVDGLDMGADDYLIKPFSARELIARVSAALKVARLRETSEAAIREERTRLLEVLHQAPAFFALLQGPDHIISLVNPLYLQLINNRDVIGQPVRIALPDAAEQGYIEILDKVFEGEPYVGIGSRYDVFAGEGVPPDQRYVDFIYQPLREANGIVSGIIVLGVDVTDRKMAQDALLQSEKLAAVGLMASSIAHEINNPLEAVTNLLYLARSAAVSPAAQEFLEIADDELKRVAAVVTKTLRFHRQSSKPSPVSIDSLIDSALSLYQTRIVQAEIAVARRSRLSPLINCLDGEIRQVLSNLVGNAVDAMMTQGGRLLVRSRSATHWTTGKRGVLVTVADTGPGISQQHLSKIFEPFFSTKGEQGTGLGLWISKEIIERHRGILKVRSRAGSSNSGSVFTLFLPCEW from the coding sequence GTGGGTGAAACGGGCGGCGTAGAAGGTGTCTTCACTCCCGTCCATGAGACTACGGAGCGCGTCATCAATGAACGCCGCCTGAAAGCTTTGAGCATGTTGGCACAAGTCCGGGCCGAACAATCGACAAACGCAGAGAGTGCATGCGAAGCGCTGGGCCGGGCACTCTCTCAAAATCCAATCGACCTACCTTTTACCTCCATTTATCTGTTTGACAAAGAGAGTCCGCACGCAAAGCGATGCGCTGTTTCAAGGGAGGCTGGGGAGACTCTGGCCCCCTTACAGGTGGATGCGGAAGCGACGTGGCCCCCGATGGAGACGATTTTGAGTGGCAAGATCGCCATCGTATCTACAGAATTGCTGCCACGCGAGCAGATTCCGCTGGATCATTGGGGAATTCCGATACAAGAGCTCGCAGTGATTCCTCTCAAACAGGCCGGGAACGACAGGCCAAAGGGTTTCCTCCTGGCTGGCCTGAACGCGCGAAAGCGACTCGATGAAAGCTACACGAGTTTCCTCTCGCTCATTGGCGAACATCTGTCTGGCGGGATCGCTGACGCCGAGGCCTTTGAGCAGGAGCGAAAGAGGGCGGAGGCGCTGGCAGAGATCGATCGCGCAAAGACGGTGTTTTTCAGCAATGTGAGCCATGAGTTTCGCACCCCGCTTACGCTCATGGCTGGCCCGATCCAGGAAGTGCTCGAAGAGGACAATTTACCGGAAGGGGTTCGCGAGCGGCTGCAACTCGCGCAGCGCAACACGTTGCGCTTGCAAAAGCTGGTAAATAATCTCCTAGACTTTTCACGTATCGAGGCTGGCCGGGAAAAAGGCCATTTCGAGCCAATCGATCTTGCGACTCTGACGCAGGACTTGGTGAGCAACTTCCAGTCCGCATTTGAAAAGGCGGGGCTGACGCTTGAGTTCCGAGCAATGCCGTCTCTTCCTCTCGTATATGTAGATCGCGAAATGTGGGAGAAGATCGTCCTGAACCTGGTGTCGAATGCTTTCAAGTTCACGCTTCGCGGAGGCGTTCGGGTGGAGCTCTCGCTCGTTGGCGAGTCTCTTGAAATGGCAGTAAGCGATACCGGGACTGGCATACCAGCCGCTGAGCTTCCCAAGATTTTCAGAAGGTTTGAGCGGGTGGAGGGCGCAACGGGAAGGAGCATCGAAGGCACGGGCATTGGGCTCGCGCTTGTGCAGGAGCTCGTGAAAATCCACGGAGGGAAGATCGCAGTTGAAAGTGAGGAAGGGGCCGGAAGTCGATTCACGGTTGCGATTCCAACTGGTACTTCGCACCTGAACACTGCGCAACTCGGCCACCGCGCAGCCCATCCTGCCATATCGCCCAGGGCGGAAGCGTACGTCAATGAGGCGATGCGCTGGATCGGCGAAGGCAGTAATGCGGATGTATCGACGACCTCGCTGACTGCAGATGGCGAGGCCTCCATCGCGCCGGAGCGCGAAATCGTGGCAGCTAAGAATCGCGTTCTTGTAGCCGATGACAACGCGGACATGAGGCAATATCTTCAGCGGCTTCTCAAAGAGTTTTGGGAGGTGGAGACCGTTTCGAATGGCGCTGAGGCATTGGCTGCGATCCACAGGCGAAAGCCGGACCTTGTCCTGAGCGACGTGATGATGCCGGTCATGGACGGGATGTCGCTGGTCAGCGCCATTCGCGAAGATCCGAATATTGCCTCAGTGCCTGTCATTCTCTTGTCCGCGCGTGCGGGAGAAGAAGCTCAGGTGGACGGCTTGGACATGGGCGCGGACGACTACTTGATCAAGCCGTTCTCAGCACGAGAGCTAATTGCGCGAGTCTCTGCTGCACTGAAAGTTGCGAGATTGCGGGAGACATCAGAGGCCGCGATTCGCGAGGAACGAACCAGACTCCTGGAAGTGCTTCACCAAGCACCGGCGTTTTTCGCACTTTTGCAAGGACCAGACCACATCATCAGCTTGGTGAATCCTTTATATCTGCAGCTAATCAACAATCGGGATGTTATCGGCCAGCCGGTGCGCATCGCGCTGCCCGATGCTGCCGAACAAGGCTATATCGAAATCCTCGACAAAGTATTCGAGGGCGAGCCATACGTCGGGATCGGTTCCCGCTACGATGTTTTCGCGGGGGAAGGTGTTCCTCCGGACCAACGTTATGTGGACTTCATTTACCAACCGCTCCGCGAAGCCAACGGGATCGTGTCCGGGATCATCGTGCTTGGAGTCGACGTCACCGACCGTAAGATGGCCCAGGATGCACTCTTGCAATCCGAAAAGCTGGCGGCCGTAGGGCTGATGGCGAGTTCGATCGCTCACGAAATTAACAACCCCTTAGAAGCTGTCACGAACTTACTTTACTTGGCACGGAGTGCCGCGGTTAGTCCTGCCGCCCAAGAGTTTCTGGAGATTGCCGACGATGAGCTCAAACGCGTTGCTGCAGTTGTCACAAAGACGCTGCGATTCCATAGGCAATCTTCAAAGCCGTCTCCGGTTTCCATTGATTCTCTTATCGACAGCGCTCTGTCGCTTTACCAAACCAGAATCGTTCAAGCGGAGATTGCCGTGGCGAGACGCAGCCGCCTATCTCCCCTTATCAACTGCTTGGATGGGGAAATCCGACAGGTTTTGAGTAATCTGGTCGGGAACGCGGTCGATGCCATGATGACGCAGGGCGGACGCCTCCTGGTTCGCAGTCGATCAGCGACACACTGGACCACGGGCAAGCGCGGAGTGCTTGTAACCGTGGCGGATACGGGACCTGGAATATCTCAACAACATTTATCCAAGATTTTCGAACCGTTCTTCTCAACAAAAGGAGAGCAAGGAACGGGTTTGGGACTATGGATCAGCAAGGAGATCATCGAGCGACACCGGGGCATCCTTAAGGTCAGAAGCAGAGCAGGAAGCAGCAACTCTGGTTCGGTCTTCACGCTCTTTTTGCCGTGCGAGTGGTAG
- a CDS encoding helix-turn-helix domain-containing protein, whose amino-acid sequence MPEALLTQILPTPSEAKQAEETSRLLSSRLRSKTPLRLRVVGAPEDETVVLPASALKMLVGILDEMGRGNTVTVIPVHAELTTQEAADMLSISRPSLIQMLDEGKIEFRKVGTHRRVRFESLTAYKRKVHAERLAALNELAAYDQEIGI is encoded by the coding sequence GTGCCTGAAGCCCTTCTGACCCAGATTTTACCCACGCCGTCCGAAGCCAAACAGGCCGAGGAAACCAGCCGTCTGCTCTCTTCCCGGCTGCGCTCGAAGACGCCTCTTCGCCTCCGGGTCGTCGGTGCGCCGGAAGACGAGACGGTTGTACTTCCCGCTTCCGCCCTCAAGATGCTGGTCGGAATCCTCGACGAAATGGGACGCGGAAACACCGTCACGGTGATCCCCGTTCATGCCGAATTGACCACCCAGGAGGCAGCCGACATGCTCAGCATTTCCCGCCCTTCCCTGATCCAAATGCTCGACGAAGGCAAGATCGAGTTCAGGAAGGTTGGCACCCACCGCCGGGTACGTTTCGAGTCCCTGACGGCGTACAAGCGGAAGGTCCATGCCGAACGGCTCGCTGCGCTCAATGAACTCGCTGCCTACGACCAGGAGATTGGGATCTGA
- a CDS encoding DUF3106 domain-containing protein gives MHAPPNQGRQGQRPQHQEHLDQWMNRHGNMPLAQQQRALENEPGFRQLPPQTQQQLRNRLTQLNDMPPAQRQRLIERNEAIERLTPQQRQQVRGAMQQLGTLPADRRRMVARAFRDLREMDPSQRQAILSSDRFRSQFSPQERGTLSQLLDVEPLLPAPHSDGTSQPAR, from the coding sequence ATGCACGCTCCCCCGAACCAAGGACGACAGGGGCAAAGGCCGCAGCACCAGGAGCATCTGGACCAATGGATGAATCGCCACGGCAACATGCCTCTTGCCCAGCAGCAGCGCGCGCTGGAGAACGAGCCCGGTTTCCGCCAACTTCCGCCGCAGACCCAGCAGCAACTGCGTAACCGGCTCACCCAGCTCAATGACATGCCTCCGGCGCAGCGTCAGCGTTTGATCGAGCGGAACGAAGCAATTGAGCGCCTCACACCCCAACAGCGTCAGCAAGTCCGGGGGGCCATGCAGCAGCTTGGTACGCTTCCTGCGGATCGTCGCCGCATGGTTGCCCGTGCTTTCCGCGATCTGCGGGAGATGGATCCCTCTCAGCGCCAGGCGATTCTCAGCTCCGACCGCTTTCGGAGCCAGTTTTCTCCCCAAGAGCGCGGCACTCTCTCTCAATTGCTTGATGTAGAGCCTCTTTTGCCTGCTCCGCACTCCGACGGCACTTCTCAGCCTGCGAGATAG
- a CDS encoding response regulator, translating into MAHCATVSAAIDVLQRTPIDVVLLDYDLGEERGTDLLRQLHACKSSARVLMVTAGMSERTILDILNAGVAGVLFKHSNPTQLVDAIRKIAQGEVVSGMDNSLKTMPLLFNIALNPLPPGDYDCQVTVLDPTGQKITFRQAPITLVP; encoded by the coding sequence GTGGCCCATTGTGCAACCGTTTCCGCGGCAATCGATGTTCTCCAACGGACCCCAATTGATGTTGTCCTGCTGGACTATGATCTCGGCGAAGAGCGGGGAACCGATCTACTGCGCCAGCTTCATGCCTGCAAAAGCTCGGCAAGAGTACTGATGGTAACGGCGGGGATGAGTGAGCGTACCATTCTGGACATACTTAATGCTGGTGTGGCCGGAGTTCTTTTCAAACATAGCAATCCAACTCAATTGGTGGATGCTATTCGAAAAATAGCACAGGGCGAGGTCGTGAGCGGAATGGACAACTCACTGAAGACGATGCCGTTGCTTTTCAACATCGCGCTCAACCCTCTGCCGCCGGGAGATTACGATTGCCAGGTGACAGTGCTTGATCCAACCGGGCAAAAGATCACGTTCCGGCAGGCCCCGATAACGCTGGTGCCGTAG
- a CDS encoding PIN domain-containing protein has translation MAILGAFFDANVLYPSGLRNFLMHLSLTGIFRAHWSPEVHDEWIRNLLKNRPDITRDKLERIRRLMDQAAPDALVTGYEPLIESIELPDPDDRHVLAAAIRCGASVIVTLNLSDFPNAALADFGIEAQHPDEFVLSLIETFPALVLEAARTHRASLRNPSKTPDEYLADLNTQELGRSAATLRELIAGQDSII, from the coding sequence GTGGCGATACTCGGGGCCTTCTTCGATGCGAATGTTCTCTACCCTTCCGGGCTAAGAAACTTCCTCATGCACCTGTCATTGACGGGAATCTTCCGCGCCCATTGGTCTCCCGAAGTCCACGACGAATGGATACGGAATCTCCTTAAGAATCGGCCTGACATCACACGCGACAAACTGGAACGCATTCGACGCCTCATGGATCAGGCTGCGCCGGATGCACTTGTGACCGGCTATGAGCCTCTGATCGAATCCATAGAGCTGCCCGATCCGGACGACCGGCACGTCTTGGCCGCCGCTATCCGCTGCGGCGCAAGCGTAATCGTCACCCTCAATTTGTCCGACTTTCCCAATGCCGCTCTCGCGGACTTCGGAATCGAGGCCCAGCACCCGGATGAGTTCGTTCTGTCGCTTATAGAGACTTTCCCAGCCCTTGTGCTGGAAGCAGCGAGGACCCATCGCGCCAGTCTCAGGAATCCGTCAAAGACCCCTGACGAATACCTCGCCGATCTGAACACTCAAGAACTGGGCAGAAGCGCTGCGACTCTTCGTGAGCTTATCGCCGGACAGGATTCCATCATTTAG
- a CDS encoding alpha/beta hydrolase translates to MLEDTPQSNYEEAFVDVVGARVYYLHAGSGRPMLLIHGLLGSSANWRNNITALAQHASVYAIDMVNMGKSQRVEGLDTGLRATANRIVAVMDALALTEADIVAHSYGGAVALMLAALHPRRVRRLILFAPANPYCHASDLMARIYGTPWGGFLACVLPYLPAPIQRIALGEMYGGPHRVVDSCLQEIVAGLRNPGTLRHVLCIVRCWFAERAGLKSALRRVKRIPTLLVWGDGDCTVSLSSGKILKRRLRGSELIVLRGGGHSVFEEAPEEANRIMVEWLGRHSLSTPRLRELPQAASVARKARGRAMRHLSPGT, encoded by the coding sequence ATGCTAGAGGATACCCCGCAATCAAACTACGAAGAGGCCTTTGTCGATGTGGTTGGCGCTCGCGTGTATTATCTCCATGCGGGAAGCGGCAGGCCGATGCTGCTCATCCATGGGCTGCTCGGTTCCAGTGCGAACTGGCGGAATAACATCACGGCCCTCGCTCAGCACGCCAGCGTTTATGCGATCGACATGGTGAACATGGGAAAATCCCAACGGGTCGAAGGGTTGGACACGGGGCTTAGGGCCACCGCCAATCGCATCGTCGCAGTCATGGATGCGCTCGCTCTCACCGAGGCCGACATCGTCGCTCACTCCTATGGGGGAGCCGTCGCACTGATGCTTGCGGCGTTACATCCCAGGCGTGTGCGTAGGCTCATCCTGTTCGCGCCCGCCAACCCCTACTGCCACGCGAGCGATCTGATGGCGCGCATTTATGGCACTCCCTGGGGCGGGTTTCTCGCCTGCGTGCTGCCCTATCTTCCGGCGCCAATTCAGCGCATCGCCCTCGGAGAGATGTATGGAGGCCCCCACCGGGTTGTCGATAGCTGTTTGCAGGAAATAGTCGCTGGCCTGCGGAACCCCGGCACATTGCGCCACGTCTTGTGCATTGTTCGCTGCTGGTTCGCAGAGAGGGCCGGACTGAAAAGCGCGCTCCGCCGCGTGAAACGGATTCCAACGCTGCTAGTGTGGGGGGATGGCGACTGTACGGTCAGTCTGAGCTCAGGCAAGATACTGAAGCGCAGACTGCGCGGTTCCGAACTTATCGTGTTGCGGGGTGGTGGCCACTCCGTTTTCGAGGAGGCACCAGAGGAGGCGAACCGCATCATGGTGGAATGGCTTGGTCGTCATTCGTTGTCCACTCCGCGTCTGCGCGAACTGCCTCAGGCTGCCTCCGTCGCCAGAAAGGCCAGAGGCCGCGCCATGCGACACCTATCGCCTGGGACCTGA
- a CDS encoding TonB-dependent receptor: protein MRLLRFLMFFSLILLAGLGTGSAADTPNIQGKVVDSSGALIPQAAVSITDLATNTVTHTTTDAVGQFVFKNVLVGPKVINVQKSGFESFTLRFSPATQHTITATLQVAALTDSVIVRGTVDPEATPVPTREDVMMMPETVRVLDRKQLDAAGPVAGGAQMLQATPGANVVGYGNTGGQKYTVLLNGIQQGWAGEATSFTAPGSLGITYDGIPVADPATGLWQSATMPQNLVIQDVQVTYGPGQAADRWYTDEGGRVEFTPIQPTVDRHLSAATTQGPYGQQNFAFVGNTGSFKDWSTVVGGGLGRGNDFRSAPDGFGNHTRNGSVFGKTVKTFSPGSLAFGVLYAKGGGYRPTVIPTTDVGLIEHGSGINFSQATSGFYSALPYASYNKYDTNEMFMTYARERIHLSHTSTFENSTWYTHIRRFHRRNQDALSQGAQVDEWNNPHSNMFGDRIGFTQVLPYNTIQFGGYLIHEVYNSHNLFYSPAEGGDGAKQIVGAGSKFRSGYFQQDNVTFFAQDDIHPIPQIHIIPSVRVDGFSTNYSDQAARDFTFASSTYFSQAADGTITPSTSPVYQTHCSLNPQTGSNATDPYYNFSGTPVPTSDGSQTKDQGSLCGAHESRSAVEPGIDASVTPFQWLTIYGGYDTIYRSPALGGGGGMFQAVNPKYYILAKGAYAQFGGKVHFTNAPALRNFIAGVSYFHNDYTNQEIDVETALGVVETSGGNSAYHGVDAFFDADPRSNIHFFFNFAGESSKFTTYVTGGPINACGTAANPASGCAFYNNLPVSYVPNVTLNTGLYYGIQRHDRTIIEPRLWIETTGSQHLWSNNSGGPTTQTMPSYTTLNVSFNAPITFEKQSLNLRVDMMNLANKQYNEYEYISSGGYFAALNPNASGYINAYPGAPRTIYGTITYQF from the coding sequence ATGCGACTGCTTCGATTTCTTATGTTCTTCAGTCTGATCTTGCTCGCCGGTCTTGGCACCGGCTCGGCGGCTGATACGCCCAACATTCAGGGAAAGGTGGTTGACTCCAGCGGAGCACTCATTCCTCAAGCGGCTGTTTCTATAACAGATTTGGCAACCAACACAGTGACTCACACAACGACGGATGCAGTGGGCCAGTTTGTCTTCAAGAATGTGCTTGTCGGGCCAAAGGTCATCAACGTCCAGAAGTCGGGATTTGAGTCCTTCACACTGCGGTTCTCACCGGCGACACAGCACACTATCACTGCCACCCTACAGGTGGCTGCGCTCACTGACAGTGTCATCGTGCGCGGAACGGTTGACCCCGAGGCCACCCCGGTGCCCACCCGCGAGGACGTGATGATGATGCCGGAAACAGTGCGGGTGCTCGACCGCAAGCAGTTGGATGCGGCTGGCCCGGTGGCCGGCGGAGCACAGATGCTGCAAGCCACCCCCGGAGCAAATGTTGTCGGTTATGGAAATACAGGCGGACAGAAATATACCGTTCTCCTGAACGGAATCCAGCAGGGCTGGGCGGGCGAAGCGACGAGTTTCACTGCGCCGGGCTCGCTTGGCATCACCTATGACGGCATCCCGGTAGCAGACCCCGCCACCGGTCTCTGGCAATCCGCCACCATGCCGCAGAACCTCGTGATCCAGGACGTGCAGGTGACCTATGGACCCGGCCAGGCGGCGGATCGCTGGTACACCGACGAAGGTGGCCGAGTGGAGTTCACGCCAATTCAGCCGACCGTGGATCGCCACCTCAGCGCTGCCACCACGCAGGGTCCCTACGGCCAGCAGAACTTCGCCTTTGTGGGCAACACAGGCTCGTTCAAAGACTGGTCCACCGTCGTAGGCGGCGGCCTCGGTCGCGGCAACGACTTCCGCAGCGCTCCAGACGGCTTCGGTAACCACACCAGGAATGGGTCAGTCTTCGGCAAAACCGTCAAGACATTTTCGCCGGGAAGTCTTGCCTTCGGTGTCCTTTACGCGAAGGGCGGCGGCTATCGTCCCACGGTGATTCCCACCACCGACGTGGGCCTCATCGAACATGGCAGCGGCATCAATTTCAGCCAGGCCACAAGCGGTTTCTACAGCGCTCTACCCTACGCCAGTTACAACAAGTACGACACCAACGAGATGTTCATGACCTATGCGCGTGAGCGGATCCATTTGAGCCACACCTCTACATTCGAGAATTCGACCTGGTACACCCACATTCGTCGTTTTCACCGCCGCAATCAAGATGCTCTCAGCCAGGGCGCCCAGGTGGACGAGTGGAACAACCCGCACAGCAACATGTTTGGCGACCGGATCGGGTTTACCCAGGTTCTCCCGTACAACACGATTCAGTTCGGCGGCTACCTGATTCACGAGGTCTATAACTCGCACAATCTTTTCTATAGTCCGGCGGAGGGTGGAGACGGCGCCAAGCAGATCGTCGGCGCAGGCTCGAAGTTCCGCTCCGGCTACTTCCAGCAGGACAATGTGACATTCTTTGCCCAGGACGATATTCACCCCATTCCGCAGATTCACATCATTCCGAGTGTGCGCGTCGATGGGTTCTCCACCAACTACAGCGACCAGGCGGCCCGTGACTTCACCTTCGCCTCCAGCACCTACTTCTCCCAGGCCGCTGATGGCACGATCACTCCATCTACCTCTCCTGTCTATCAGACCCACTGCTCACTGAACCCGCAGACCGGCAGCAATGCGACAGACCCCTACTACAACTTCTCAGGAACTCCCGTTCCGACTTCCGACGGCAGTCAGACAAAGGACCAGGGGTCGCTCTGCGGAGCCCATGAGAGCCGCTCTGCCGTTGAACCCGGCATCGACGCCTCCGTGACGCCGTTTCAGTGGCTTACGATCTACGGCGGCTATGACACAATCTACCGTTCGCCCGCGCTGGGCGGCGGTGGCGGCATGTTTCAGGCCGTGAACCCCAAATACTACATCCTGGCGAAGGGAGCCTACGCTCAATTTGGCGGCAAGGTTCATTTCACAAACGCGCCAGCGCTCAGGAACTTCATCGCCGGAGTAAGTTACTTCCACAACGATTACACCAACCAGGAAATTGACGTGGAAACGGCGCTCGGCGTGGTGGAAACCAGCGGCGGCAACTCCGCCTACCACGGCGTGGATGCCTTCTTCGACGCCGACCCCCGCAGCAATATCCATTTCTTCTTCAATTTCGCAGGAGAATCATCGAAATTTACAACCTACGTCACGGGTGGTCCGATCAACGCCTGCGGCACAGCTGCCAATCCTGCTTCCGGTTGCGCCTTCTACAACAATCTGCCGGTGTCGTATGTCCCGAATGTGACGCTGAATACAGGACTCTATTACGGAATTCAGCGCCACGACCGCACGATCATCGAGCCTCGCTTGTGGATCGAGACAACCGGCTCGCAGCACCTGTGGTCGAACAATTCCGGAGGACCCACCACGCAGACCATGCCGTCCTACACGACGCTGAACGTATCGTTCAATGCTCCCATCACCTTCGAAAAACAGTCATTAAACCTCAGGGTTGACATGATGAATTTAGCGAATAAGCAGTACAACGAATACGAGTACATCTCCAGCGGCGGCTACTTTGCGGCCCTCAACCCGAACGCAAGCGGATACATCAACGCCTATCCGGGGGCTCCACGCACCATCTACGGCACCATCACCTATCAGTTCTGA
- a CDS encoding SDR family oxidoreductase — protein sequence MAVSLSELAIPDEKTGELVDFLFMYRGRPIGKCIINHTIIPTLCKKAGVPEKDTRGSITSHRARSTIASQLYNAKQPMSLFALKEWLGHRRLESTQWYAKVTPDKHSMVAYIISKRANHLRVQASSISWGKRGARVNSISPGIILTPLALHELSSPIGDMYRTMIEASPAKRMASPDEIAVAANFLLGPDAGFVTGSDLLIDGGVISAMLAGLLPTP from the coding sequence TTGGCAGTTTCACTGAGTGAGTTGGCGATCCCGGATGAAAAAACAGGCGAGCTCGTTGACTTCCTCTTTATGTATCGTGGTCGCCCAATCGGAAAGTGCATCATCAATCACACGATCATCCCAACCCTCTGCAAGAAGGCCGGTGTACCTGAGAAGGATACGCGCGGCTCGATCACAAGCCACAGAGCCAGATCCACCATAGCCAGCCAACTTTATAACGCCAAGCAACCGATGTCTCTCTTTGCACTGAAAGAATGGCTCGGGCATCGCCGGCTTGAATCGACTCAGTGGTATGCCAAAGTGACGCCAGACAAGCATTCAATGGTCGCCTACATCATATCGAAGCGCGCGAATCATCTGCGCGTGCAAGCTTCCAGCATCAGCTGGGGCAAGCGTGGCGCTCGCGTCAACTCCATCAGCCCTGGGATTATCCTGACTCCGCTCGCGCTTCATGAGTTGAGTTCGCCTATCGGAGACATGTACCGCACGATGATCGAAGCCTCCCCGGCGAAGCGCATGGCGTCGCCCGACGAAATCGCCGTTGCCGCGAACTTCCTGTTGGGCCCGGATGCCGGCTTTGTGACGGGTAGCGATCTGTTGATCGATGGCGGCGTCATCTCCGCCATGCTTGCCGGTCTTCTGCCGACACCCTAA
- a CDS encoding RNA polymerase sigma factor: MTEFDEEAQPAGEDGVKDGMATLAISPRLLENLQAVEAHHATGNFGEMDDAAIMLALRDGNMAGFDFLIQKYRKPIIHFMYRMVHNQAIAEELAQEVFLRVYRSRETYRAEARFSTWLYRIATNLGVNHARDTRHERTASIVYLDETDSETGMTPDVADTTPGVEATLLRQERLNAIRQHVLSLPERQRMAVLMHKYEGMDYKQIGDVLKLSESATKSLLFRAYQTLRDKLKSFI; the protein is encoded by the coding sequence TTGACGGAATTTGACGAAGAAGCGCAACCTGCAGGCGAAGACGGTGTTAAGGATGGTATGGCTACCTTGGCAATCAGTCCGAGACTTCTCGAAAATCTCCAGGCCGTCGAAGCCCACCATGCCACCGGTAATTTCGGCGAAATGGACGATGCCGCGATCATGCTTGCACTCCGCGACGGCAACATGGCCGGCTTCGATTTTCTCATTCAGAAATACCGCAAGCCAATTATTCATTTCATGTACCGCATGGTCCATAATCAAGCCATTGCCGAGGAGCTTGCCCAGGAGGTATTTCTCCGGGTTTACCGCTCCCGGGAGACTTACCGTGCCGAGGCCCGGTTCAGCACATGGCTCTATCGAATTGCCACTAATCTCGGCGTCAACCATGCCCGCGATACAAGGCACGAGCGTACCGCCTCCATTGTGTACCTGGATGAGACTGATTCCGAAACCGGAATGACGCCCGATGTAGCCGACACCACTCCTGGCGTTGAGGCAACGCTGCTTCGTCAGGAACGTCTCAACGCTATCCGGCAACATGTTCTTTCACTCCCTGAACGGCAGCGTATGGCCGTTCTTATGCACAAATACGAAGGTATGGACTACAAGCAAATTGGCGATGTGCTCAAACTGAGCGAATCCGCCACGAAATCTTTACTCTTCCGCGCGTACCAAACATTGCGGGACAAACTGAAGTCTTTTATTTAG
- a CDS encoding tyrosine-type recombinase/integrase, with the protein MILSLRRNINSELRAPETVSELIAHYRKHELVPERKAFATIESTGHYLKRHIEANFGSKRFLEIWTIDVEMWLHALNYAPGTRSKIRNIMSALFNHAMRYEWMDRNPITKVRNIGQALARDRYPYARRVRSSTFRAELRERTMVILAGSTGLRRSELVALTWSDIDLELMLVNVRRSCVRNRFGDTKTEASRKPVPLHPSVAKTLAAWREESP; encoded by the coding sequence GTGATTTTGTCGCTTCGGCGCAACATCAACTCCGAGCTAAGAGCACCGGAAACGGTCTCCGAACTCATAGCCCACTATCGAAAGCATGAGCTTGTCCCGGAACGGAAGGCTTTTGCGACCATCGAGTCCACCGGGCACTACCTGAAGCGTCACATCGAGGCCAATTTCGGTTCGAAACGTTTTCTGGAAATCTGGACCATCGATGTCGAGATGTGGCTGCACGCCCTGAACTACGCTCCTGGAACACGCAGCAAGATCCGCAACATCATGTCCGCATTGTTCAACCACGCAATGCGTTACGAGTGGATGGACCGGAATCCCATCACCAAGGTACGCAACATCGGCCAAGCGCTTGCGCGAGACAGATATCCTTACGCCCGCCGAGTTCGCAGCTCTACTTTCCGAGCTGAGCTGCGCGAGAGGACGATGGTGATTCTGGCCGGAAGTACAGGCCTTCGCCGTTCGGAGCTGGTGGCGCTCACATGGAGCGACATCGATCTTGAACTGATGCTGGTAAACGTTCGGCGCTCCTGTGTGCGTAATCGTTTCGGAGATACCAAGACCGAGGCGAGCCGCAAACCGGTTCCGCTCCATCCTTCGGTCGCGAAGACGCTGGCCGCCTGGAGGGAAGAGTCTCCCTAG